The stretch of DNA GCCGTCGAAGCCCGCGGATTTGTCCTGCACCCGGACGATCCGGCTTGGCGGCAACTCGACCTCGCCTTCGTCAAGGCCCAACGCAGTGCCCTCGCCGGCATCAGGGCGCGGCTTGATGGCGACGAGGTGCCTGCACCGGAGCGAGTCAGCGAGCCGACCGGCATGGTGTTGACCACGGCCCTGAGGCTGTGGGCGGAAGCTGGCAGCGCAGGGGCAAGGAAACCTCAGCCGTCCTCCATTGCTGAAGCCGAACGGGCCGCGCGGCGCTTCGTCGAACTCCACGGCGACCTGCCGATCACCGCTGTCACCAAGACTCACGCACGTGCTTTCCGGGATGCGCTTGTGCGGTTGCCAAAGGCGCTTCCAGCTCGCCTCGGGCGGCTGCCGCTGCCATTGCTGCTGCAAGAGGACCTCGGCAAGTACCCCCGGCGCAATGCGCAAACGGTCAACAAGACCCTGGCCCTCCTAAGCGGCGTGCTCGCCCGGGCCGAACGCGATGGCCCTTTCGAGGCGCTGCCCGCTTGGGTGAACCCGTTTCACGTGGGCTTCGATGTCGCCCCGGCCGAACGCGATCCCTACGAGCCCTTCAGCGCCGCCGAGCTGCAGCGCCTGTTCGCCTCCCCTGTCTTTGAGCGAGGCGAGCGCCCTCTGTGGTAAGGGTGAAGCGGCCTACTGGTTCCCCCTGATTGCCCTGTTCAGCGGCGCGCGACGCACCGAGATCGCGCAGCTCAAGATTGGGGATATCCGTCAGGGAGATGGCGGGATCTGGTACCTCGACATCACGAACGAGGGTGCCGATCAGAACCTGAAGACGGTCTCATCAGCCCGCTCGGTGCCGGTACATCGCGAGCTGATCCGGCTTGGGTTGCTCGACGTGGCAACGACGCAGGCAAAGCTATATCCGCCATTGTAGCGCGGCGATCTGGATGAGATGTCAGCGACAATCAGGATGAGTGACCGGTGTCGCGGCGGGTTGATGATGAGCGGGTCGATCGACCGGCGCAAGGTGGCGTCGGGTCAGGTTCGTGTCGCGGAGCGTCACGCATCGGCAGTTTTGATTGTCGCGCGAGTTGGCGGTCGACCAGGACCGCGTTTCCGATCCAGGGCCGTGCGACGCCGGTAGCTCTCGACGTTCATCTCGAAGATGGTGGCATGGTGCACCAGCCGGTCGACGGCAGCGAGCGTCATGGCCGGATCGGGGAAGATCCGACCCCACTCGCCGAAGGGCTGGTTGGCGGTGATCATCAGGGAGCGGCGCTCGTAGCGGGCGCTGATCAGCTCGAACAGCACGCTCGTTTCGGCTTGGTCCTTGGTGACGTAGGCGAGGTCGTCGAGGATCAGCAGGTCGAAGCGGTCGAGCCGGCCGATGGCCGCCTCCAGGCCGAGGTCGCGCCGGGCGACCTGCAGCTTCTGGACGAGGTCGGTGGTGCGGGTGAACAGCACCTTGAAGCCGGCCTCGACGAGAGCGAGCCCGATCGCGGCGGCGAGATGGCTCTTCCCACCGCCAGGTGGACCGAACAGGAGCAGGTTGGCCCCCTGCGCCAGCCAAGCGTCGCCGGCGGCGACCGCCATGACCTGAGCCTTCGAGAGCATCGGCACGGCGGCGAAGTCGAAGCCATCGAGCGTCTTGCCGGGTGGCAGGCGCGCCTCGGCGAGATGACGCTCGATGCGTCGTCTGTCGCGCTCGGCCAACTCGTGCTCGGCCAGCGCCGCGAGGAAGCGGGCGGCAGGCCAGCCCTCCTT from Methylobacterium sp. PvR107 encodes:
- a CDS encoding DUF6538 domain-containing protein — translated: MEFVQRRAGRYEFRYPLPDDLAGKPVPHFCSDALAPLVNARAGRFKTELVRSLQTNDGRTADRRVLPHIAEVHGLVDLARRFLRDGPEASISPDQIAAIARDHEIHLLGVDEAIRAKGIGLDMTREDGQGAHDGFGMTGDDLGAYRTLVAELDRYTRQQAAQMRPGESTSSFVNRAVEARGFVLHPDDPAWRQLDLAFVKAQRSALAGIRARLDGDEVPAPERVSEPTGMVLTTALRLWAEAGSAGARKPQPSSIAEAERAARRFVELHGDLPITAVTKTHARAFRDALVRLPKALPARLGRLPLPLLLQEDLGKYPRRNAQTVNKTLALLSGVLARAERDGPFEALPAWVNPFHVGFDVAPAERDPYEPFSAAELQRLFASPVFERGERPLW
- the istB gene encoding IS21-like element helper ATPase IstB, whose protein sequence is MKALARTTTAVDTARLGIMLGELRLPTIKTVWPRFAEQADKEGWPAARFLAALAEHELAERDRRRIERHLAEARLPPGKTLDGFDFAAVPMLSKAQVMAVAAGDAWLAQGANLLLFGPPGGGKSHLAAAIGLALVEAGFKVLFTRTTDLVQKLQVARRDLGLEAAIGRLDRFDLLILDDLAYVTKDQAETSVLFELISARYERRSLMITANQPFGEWGRIFPDPAMTLAAVDRLVHHATIFEMNVESYRRRTALDRKRGPGRPPTRATIKTADA